A genomic stretch from Luteolibacter flavescens includes:
- a CDS encoding DUF1592 domain-containing protein, protein MLAQPTLLTALLLLPAAAIAATSEESYKKEILPLLENYCFSCHGEGTAKGKFSMDEYKDLSAHLGDRKHWLPVWQNLRSQIMPPSDKDQLTPAEKRKVQSWIEKEVFQLDPENPDPGRVTIRRLNRTEYQNAVYDLLGVEYDTKDVFPPDDTGYGFDNIGDVLSISPLLMEKYITAADEVVALALPEGAAAQVPRIDIEGKAFTVPFDTKTTGRWLPFAKKQEVKVEQEIPYDGEYQIKVEYAIKGATEATVHEADLVVKAGGAKVGEVSLGWDQRRVIDLTGNAPLKKGKQTFEISLAPGRQPAGGEEELFLTIHRVIVQGPLGGDKREYAKGYRMIFVDGPAPEKEADRDRYARKIMRSFVSRAFRKPLDDSTIDRLVDIVKEVDRQPGKEFEDGIKQAIATCLASPRFLFRVEIQPEPNNPAKIVPLDEYSIAARLSFFLWGSVPDDELLSLAFNNKLRANLHAQIDRMLLDPRSERLTHNFIGQWLQARDVESVPVSAKDILGLGSNREAARAFDVRLRSDMRTETEMLFDFILRKDRPAEELISARYSFLNERLAGFYGIKGVEGEDFQPVDLTEHPERGGLLTQGSVLMVTSNPTRTSPVKRGLFVLDNILGTPAPPAPPDVPPLEDATTGGNKNPTMREMMEIHRKNPDCRGCHQRMDPIGLALENFNALGQFRLTEHGTKIDGAGQLLTGEKFSNVAELKDVLATKRREDFYRCLSEKLFTYATGRGVEYYDATTIDQLVERLEKNNGKLRELIYGIVESAPFQKRRGDD, encoded by the coding sequence CTGGCTGCCGGTGTGGCAAAACCTGCGCAGCCAGATCATGCCGCCGTCCGACAAGGACCAGCTCACCCCGGCGGAGAAGCGCAAGGTGCAGTCGTGGATCGAGAAGGAGGTCTTCCAGCTCGACCCGGAGAATCCCGACCCGGGCCGCGTGACCATCCGCCGGCTGAATCGCACGGAGTATCAGAATGCGGTCTATGACCTGCTCGGCGTGGAGTACGACACGAAGGATGTCTTCCCGCCGGACGACACGGGCTACGGCTTCGACAACATCGGCGACGTGCTCTCGATCTCGCCGCTGCTGATGGAGAAGTACATCACCGCCGCCGACGAGGTGGTGGCGCTCGCGCTGCCGGAAGGTGCCGCCGCGCAGGTCCCGCGGATCGATATCGAGGGCAAGGCTTTCACGGTCCCCTTTGACACGAAGACGACCGGCCGCTGGCTGCCCTTCGCGAAGAAGCAGGAGGTGAAGGTGGAGCAGGAGATCCCCTACGACGGCGAGTACCAGATCAAGGTGGAGTACGCCATCAAGGGCGCGACCGAGGCGACCGTGCACGAGGCGGACCTGGTGGTGAAGGCGGGCGGCGCGAAGGTCGGCGAGGTATCGCTCGGCTGGGACCAGCGCCGCGTGATCGACCTCACGGGCAATGCGCCCTTGAAGAAGGGCAAGCAGACCTTCGAGATCAGCCTGGCTCCCGGTCGCCAGCCTGCGGGCGGCGAGGAGGAGCTTTTCCTGACCATCCACCGCGTGATCGTGCAGGGTCCTCTCGGTGGCGACAAACGCGAGTATGCGAAGGGCTACCGCATGATCTTCGTCGATGGTCCGGCTCCCGAGAAGGAGGCGGATCGCGACCGCTATGCGCGGAAAATCATGCGCAGCTTCGTGAGCCGCGCCTTCCGCAAGCCGCTGGATGACTCCACGATCGACCGGCTGGTGGACATCGTGAAGGAAGTGGACCGCCAGCCGGGAAAGGAATTCGAGGACGGCATCAAGCAGGCCATCGCGACCTGCCTTGCTTCGCCACGCTTCCTTTTCCGCGTGGAGATCCAGCCGGAGCCGAACAACCCGGCGAAGATCGTGCCGCTGGACGAATACTCCATCGCCGCACGGCTCTCCTTCTTCCTCTGGGGATCGGTGCCGGACGACGAGCTGCTGAGCCTCGCCTTCAACAACAAACTGCGGGCAAACCTGCACGCGCAGATCGACCGCATGCTGCTCGACCCGCGCTCGGAGCGTCTGACGCACAACTTCATCGGCCAATGGCTGCAGGCACGCGACGTGGAGTCCGTGCCGGTGAGCGCGAAAGACATCCTCGGCCTCGGCAGCAACCGCGAGGCCGCGCGCGCCTTCGACGTGCGCCTGCGCTCGGACATGCGGACCGAGACGGAAATGCTCTTCGACTTCATCCTGCGGAAGGATCGCCCGGCGGAGGAGCTGATCTCGGCGAGATACTCCTTCCTCAATGAACGCCTCGCGGGCTTCTACGGGATCAAGGGCGTGGAGGGTGAGGACTTCCAGCCCGTGGACCTCACCGAGCACCCGGAGCGCGGCGGCCTGTTGACGCAGGGCAGCGTGCTGATGGTGACGTCGAATCCGACCCGCACCTCGCCGGTGAAGCGCGGGCTCTTCGTGCTGGATAATATCCTCGGCACCCCCGCCCCGCCCGCGCCTCCGGATGTCCCGCCGCTGGAAGATGCCACCACCGGCGGCAACAAGAACCCGACGATGCGGGAGATGATGGAAATCCACCGGAAGAACCCGGACTGCCGCGGCTGCCACCAGCGCATGGATCCCATCGGCCTCGCGCTCGAGAATTTCAACGCGCTCGGCCAATTCCGCCTGACCGAGCACGGCACGAAGATCGATGGCGCGGGCCAGCTTCTCACCGGCGAGAAATTCTCGAACGTCGCCGAGCTGAAGGACGTGCTCGCCACGAAGCGCCGCGAGGACTTCTACCGCTGTCTTTCCGAAAAGCTCTTCACCTACGCCACCGGCCGCGGTGTGGAGTACTACGACGCCACCACCATCGACCAACTCGTCGAGCGGCTGGAGAAAAACAACGGCAAGCTGCGCGAGCTGATCTACGGCATCGTGGAGAGCGCGCCCTTCCAGAAGCGCCGCGGCGACGACTGA
- a CDS encoding PVC-type heme-binding CxxCH protein, with amino-acid sequence MRRPQIFFLAACLVLPVSAETGMAKGNPVKQAAARMTVPPGFAVDLIAGEPDVVQPIAMCFDSRGRIWVAEGLTYPNRAKDGEGKDRILIFEDSDGNGTFESRKVFADGLNLVSGLETGFGGVFVGAAPNLMFLADADGDDRADGEPEILLDGWGYEDTHETLNSFIWGPDGWLYGCHGIFSHSKVGKPDTPDDERVPLNAGIWRYHPVSRKFEVFAHGTSNPWGLDFNDWGDAFIEACVIPHLWHIIPGGYYQRQAGSHFNKHIYDPIETIADHRHWVGDIKDHAHWGKEESVSKEVADAGGGHAHSGFAICLSDAFPAEMRGSALFFNIHGHRLNRDILERNGSGWTGKHAPDVMISNDEWFLGVAIESGPDGALYFTDWHDETSCHRTDPLRWNRGNGRVYRLRHGDVKPWQGDITKLSDLELAKAQAGRDEWQLRTARRVLQERLAEGAKIDPAAKEFLLQTMRSHPDETRRLRALWCLAACDLLDKASLPLNDGHESVRAWAVRLAAQGGFAIERSHWLRLASKETSPVVLLSLCSALPKLPREISSDIARWIAPKMTEDDPNLTRMFWFGFESQVPRDEARAMSIAMSCPDDRLAKWTARRLESPDALVSALGSAGERAGLLLDALKERLDEKPDEKLSAPQLEIISGLAMKSEQAKAAAIVERSGGQQAIARLWSRVEDRAAPAPDRLEAFRLLVTFLEDKDIERLSGLLDDPALRLPAITAKPALLDHDATNDRIAGFSVEEKGSVARLAATEGKAARLLEWVAAMKLKTRDVPADAVVRLREVRDPSLQEEIERLWGRPAADADARRAAIVEWQGKLSPDVLTSADKVRGRAIFDRTCAACHKLFGEGGLIGPELTGGERGSVHHWLDNILDPNALIGQGYELHRIDKNDGTTFTGMLAGENDTELIFRMVGVETRVPKSEVKANTALGTSMMPEGLLTGLSDDEVRDLIGYLMSPGQVEKP; translated from the coding sequence ATGCGTCGCCCCCAGATTTTCTTCCTCGCCGCTTGTCTCGTGCTGCCCGTGTCCGCAGAGACGGGCATGGCAAAGGGCAATCCCGTGAAGCAGGCCGCCGCGCGTATGACGGTGCCGCCGGGCTTCGCGGTGGATCTCATCGCGGGCGAGCCGGATGTGGTGCAGCCCATCGCGATGTGCTTCGACTCGCGCGGCCGCATCTGGGTGGCCGAGGGCCTGACGTATCCGAACCGCGCGAAGGATGGCGAGGGCAAGGACCGCATCCTCATCTTCGAGGACTCGGACGGGAATGGCACCTTCGAGTCGCGCAAGGTTTTCGCCGACGGGCTGAATCTCGTGAGCGGCCTCGAGACGGGCTTCGGCGGCGTCTTCGTCGGAGCCGCGCCGAACCTGATGTTCCTCGCCGATGCGGATGGCGACGACCGCGCGGACGGCGAGCCGGAGATCCTGTTAGACGGCTGGGGCTACGAGGACACGCACGAGACGCTGAATTCCTTCATCTGGGGTCCGGACGGCTGGCTCTACGGGTGCCACGGCATCTTCAGCCACTCGAAGGTGGGCAAGCCGGACACGCCGGATGACGAGCGCGTGCCGCTGAATGCCGGCATCTGGCGCTACCATCCGGTGTCGCGGAAGTTCGAGGTCTTCGCGCACGGCACGTCGAATCCGTGGGGCCTCGATTTCAATGACTGGGGCGATGCCTTCATCGAGGCCTGCGTCATCCCGCACCTGTGGCACATCATTCCCGGCGGCTACTACCAAAGGCAGGCGGGCTCGCACTTCAACAAGCACATCTACGATCCCATCGAGACCATCGCGGACCACCGCCACTGGGTCGGCGATATCAAGGATCACGCGCACTGGGGGAAGGAAGAGTCGGTCTCGAAGGAGGTGGCCGATGCGGGTGGCGGCCATGCGCACAGCGGCTTCGCGATCTGCCTGAGCGATGCCTTCCCGGCGGAGATGCGGGGCAGTGCCCTCTTCTTCAATATCCACGGCCATCGACTGAACCGCGATATCCTGGAGCGGAATGGCTCCGGCTGGACGGGCAAGCACGCGCCGGACGTGATGATTTCGAATGACGAGTGGTTCCTCGGCGTGGCCATCGAATCCGGGCCGGATGGCGCGCTGTACTTCACCGACTGGCACGATGAAACGAGCTGCCATCGCACCGATCCTCTCCGCTGGAACCGCGGCAATGGCCGCGTGTATCGCCTGCGCCATGGCGACGTGAAACCATGGCAGGGCGACATCACGAAGCTCTCCGACCTGGAGCTCGCGAAGGCGCAGGCGGGCCGGGATGAGTGGCAACTCCGCACCGCGCGCCGCGTGCTGCAGGAGCGCCTGGCGGAGGGAGCCAAGATCGATCCGGCGGCGAAGGAATTCCTGCTGCAGACCATGCGCAGCCATCCGGACGAGACGCGGCGGCTGCGGGCGCTCTGGTGCCTGGCGGCATGCGATCTGTTAGACAAGGCGTCTCTTCCACTGAATGACGGGCACGAGAGCGTCCGGGCCTGGGCGGTGCGCCTCGCCGCGCAGGGTGGCTTTGCCATCGAGCGCAGCCATTGGCTGAGGCTCGCGTCAAAGGAGACCTCGCCGGTGGTGCTGCTTTCGCTCTGCTCCGCGCTGCCAAAGCTGCCGCGGGAGATCTCGTCGGATATCGCCCGATGGATCGCGCCGAAGATGACGGAGGACGATCCGAATCTCACGCGCATGTTCTGGTTCGGCTTCGAGAGCCAGGTGCCGCGGGATGAGGCACGCGCGATGAGCATCGCGATGAGCTGCCCGGACGACCGCCTCGCGAAGTGGACGGCGCGCCGCCTCGAGTCGCCGGATGCATTGGTGAGCGCGCTCGGCTCCGCTGGCGAACGGGCGGGATTGCTGCTGGATGCGCTGAAGGAGCGCCTGGATGAAAAGCCGGACGAGAAGCTGTCCGCGCCGCAACTGGAGATCATCTCCGGGCTCGCGATGAAGTCCGAGCAGGCAAAGGCGGCAGCCATCGTGGAGCGCAGCGGCGGCCAGCAGGCCATCGCGCGACTGTGGTCGAGGGTGGAGGATCGTGCCGCCCCGGCGCCAGATCGCCTGGAGGCGTTCCGGCTGCTGGTGACTTTCCTGGAGGACAAGGACATCGAACGGCTGTCCGGACTGCTGGATGATCCCGCGCTGCGCCTGCCCGCAATCACGGCGAAGCCCGCGCTGCTGGATCACGATGCGACGAACGACCGCATCGCCGGATTCAGCGTGGAGGAAAAGGGCTCGGTCGCACGCCTTGCCGCGACGGAGGGTAAGGCGGCGAGACTTCTCGAATGGGTGGCTGCCATGAAGCTGAAGACCCGCGATGTGCCAGCGGATGCCGTGGTGCGCCTGCGCGAAGTACGAGATCCATCGTTGCAGGAAGAGATCGAGCGCCTGTGGGGACGGCCCGCGGCGGATGCGGATGCGCGCCGTGCGGCCATCGTGGAGTGGCAGGGCAAGCTTTCGCCCGACGTGCTCACTTCGGCGGACAAGGTGAGGGGCCGCGCGATCTTCGATCGCACCTGCGCCGCCTGCCACAAGCTCTTCGGCGAAGGCGGACTCATAGGCCCGGAACTCACCGGTGGCGAGCGCGGCAGCGTCCACCACTGGCTCGACAACATCCTTGATCCGAATGCCCTCATCGGCCAGGGCTACGAACTCCACCGCATCGACAAGAATGACGGCACCACCTTCACCGGCATGCTCGCCGGTGAGAACGACACCGAGCTCATCTTCCGCATGGTCGGCGTCGAGACCCGCGTGCCGAAGAGCGAGGTGAAGGCCAATACCGCCCTCGGCACCTCCATGATGCCCGAGGGCCTGCTGACCGGCCTCTCGGATGACGAGGTGCGCGACCTCATCGGCTACCTCATGTCCCCCGGGCAGGTGGAGAAGCCGTAG
- a CDS encoding DUF1552 domain-containing protein, with translation MSTHPGLSSRRGFLRGLGAAVSLPALECFRPLMAAETVRRGLATTASGAPLRTAFLYIPNGVNLEHWRPNGTTGNYKMGATFKPMESLREHFQIFTGFEQQFARANGDGPGDHARGVATFLTSSQARKTAGSDINVGISIDQVAANAIGSQTRLPSLELSADGVRKSGSCDSGYSCAYQFNLSWRSENQPMTPESNARAVFERLFGAGDAKERADSLGRRYAAKKSMLDFIQHDAQALHRRLGRTDQHKLDEYLTGVREIEKQIEKAEAMGLPPDPGQAAPKGEPGSYEDHLRLMLDMMVLAFKTDSTRISTFLMAHDGSNRSFKEIGVGDGHHNISHHQGKKDNLEKIAKIDLFYMQQLAYFLDKLKNTEDVDGKSLLHNSMIVYGGCIGDGDRHNHDDLPIVVAGHGGGAFKPGRHVDLGENVPMSNLYLRMLEEMGVKEKRFGDSTGVLRKI, from the coding sequence ATGAGCACGCATCCCGGACTATCGAGCCGTCGCGGATTCCTCCGCGGCCTGGGAGCCGCCGTCAGCCTGCCCGCGCTGGAGTGCTTCCGCCCGCTGATGGCCGCGGAGACCGTGCGGCGCGGACTGGCCACGACGGCGAGCGGCGCCCCGCTGCGCACCGCCTTCCTCTACATCCCGAATGGCGTGAACCTGGAGCACTGGCGGCCGAATGGCACCACCGGCAACTACAAGATGGGCGCTACCTTCAAGCCGATGGAATCGCTGCGCGAGCACTTCCAGATCTTCACCGGCTTCGAGCAGCAATTCGCCCGCGCGAATGGCGATGGACCGGGCGACCACGCGCGCGGCGTCGCCACCTTCCTGACGAGCAGCCAGGCCCGGAAGACCGCCGGATCCGACATCAATGTCGGCATCTCCATCGACCAGGTGGCCGCAAATGCCATCGGCAGCCAGACCCGCCTGCCCTCGCTGGAGCTCTCGGCGGACGGCGTGCGGAAGTCCGGCTCGTGCGACTCCGGCTACTCCTGCGCGTATCAGTTCAATCTCTCGTGGCGCTCGGAGAACCAGCCGATGACGCCGGAGTCGAATGCACGCGCTGTCTTCGAGCGGCTCTTCGGCGCGGGGGATGCGAAGGAGCGCGCCGACAGCCTGGGCCGGCGCTACGCCGCGAAAAAGTCGATGCTCGACTTCATCCAGCACGATGCGCAGGCGCTGCACCGCCGGCTGGGGCGCACCGACCAGCACAAGCTGGACGAATACCTCACCGGAGTCCGCGAGATCGAGAAGCAGATCGAGAAAGCCGAGGCGATGGGCCTGCCGCCCGACCCCGGACAAGCCGCGCCGAAGGGCGAGCCCGGCTCCTACGAGGATCACCTGCGGCTGATGCTGGACATGATGGTGCTCGCCTTCAAAACCGACTCCACGCGCATCTCCACCTTCCTGATGGCGCATGACGGCAGCAACCGCAGCTTCAAGGAAATCGGCGTCGGCGACGGCCACCACAACATCTCCCACCACCAGGGGAAGAAGGACAATCTGGAGAAGATCGCGAAGATCGACCTCTTCTACATGCAGCAGCTCGCTTACTTCCTCGACAAGCTGAAGAACACCGAGGACGTGGATGGCAAGAGCCTGCTCCACAACTCGATGATCGTCTACGGCGGCTGCATCGGCGATGGCGACCGTCACAATCACGACGACCTGCCCATCGTGGTCGCAGGTCATGGCGGCGGTGCCTTCAAGCCCGGCCGCCACGTGGACCTCGGCGAGAACGTGCCGATGTCGAACCTCTACCTGCGCATGCTGGAAGAGATGGGCGTGAAGGAGAAGCGCTTCGGCGACTCCACGGGAGTCCTGCGGAAGATCTGA